A window of Macrotis lagotis isolate mMagLag1 chromosome X, bilby.v1.9.chrom.fasta, whole genome shotgun sequence contains these coding sequences:
- the IFNK gene encoding LOW QUALITY PROTEIN: interferon kappa (The sequence of the model RefSeq protein was modified relative to this genomic sequence to represent the inferred CDS: inserted 2 bases in 2 codons; deleted 1 base in 1 codon; substituted 4 bases at 4 genomic stop codons) produces MFKIFIPLFLLVTSASSLDCNLLYSYLRNVNXNAMILLNKXREFPLQCLSXKINFELSQELLPPDQSLKDIKIVTYEMSQHIFNTFSXYYPPLTWEVENIQKFQIGLDKQIDYLQRCLEKDKREKEEPEKEVEDEIRYSRLDDLQLKILELKKXFKKIDNFLKKKKYSHCAWVLVXLEIRRCFYILQKLISQLK; encoded by the exons atgtttaaaattttcatacct ttatttttattagtcacCAGTGCCTCCTCTCTGGACTGCAACTTACTTTATTCTTACCTAAGAAATGTCAACTAGAATGCCATGATACTTCTGAACA ACAGAGAGTTTCCTCTCCAATGTCTAA AAAAGATAAACTTTGAGCTTTCCCAGGAGCTTTTACCACCTGATCAATCTCTGAAGGATATTAAGATAGTCACCTATGAGATGTCCCAACACATTTTCAACACTTTCAGTTAATATTATCCCCCACTCACTTGGGAAGTGGAAAATATTCAGAAATTTCAAATTGGACTTGATAAGCAAATCGACTATCTACAAAGATGCTTGGAGAAagataagagagaaaaggaggagccAGAGAAAGAGGTAGAAGATGAAATTAGGTACTCACGACTTGATGACTTGCAGCTGAAAATCCTAGAACTGAAGAAATAGTTCAAGAAAATAGACAATTTCctaaagaagaagaaatacagCCACTGTGCATGGGTATTAGTCTGACTGGAAATTAGAAGATGTTTCTACATACTTCAAAAACTCATATCACAACTCAAATAA